One Bacteroidales bacterium genomic window, TCTGAGAATCAAGGAATAAAATTATCATTAAAAATCGGGTAATGACTTTAGAAAGTACGTTTCATGCATACCTTATTATATCCTTTCCCTGAGGGTGGATCCTGTCATATTTGCGAAAGTACAGTCTTAGTGAGCAATAGGTTCACCGGCATTCAGCTTCCTGATCAGGCTGATCAGTTCCAATTCTGAACCTTCACTGAAACTGGTATGCTGCCATACGATTTCACCTTTACCATTTACGATGAAGGTATGTGGAACAGCATTAACATTCATTGCACGTTTGAGATCGCTATTCGCATCGAGCAGTATTTCGAATTCCCAGTTTTTCCCATTGACCAGGGTTTTCACTTGTGCTGAGGAACGGGAATCATCGATAGAAACAGCAATCAGTTTCACTCCGGTTTCTTCCTGCCAATCCTGGTACACCTCCGAAATTGTGGTCAGCTCCTTAACACAGGGTTTACACCAGGTAGCCCAGAAACTAATAATAAAAGGCTTCCCATCATTTCCAAGATCCGCTGTATTGATCTTCTTTCCATTCATATCAACAACGTTTACAGAGGGGAGCTTGAATAAGACCTTATCGGTTTTCACCTCCTGGGCTATCAATGTAAATCCGAGGAAAAATACCAGTGTAATGACAAACAGTTTTTTCATGTTGAGAGTGAATTATGGATTGGATTAGGTTTGCGAAGTATCTAGGGAATATAAATTTCAAGAATCCTGGTCTCTTTTGAGGGGACGAGTGCAATATTGCCTTCCATTGATGCAGGGATGAGAACAACTTCCCCTGCTTTCAGGCTTTCAACTCCCCCATTATACTGCACCTGGCATTTCCCCTCAGTGCAGAAAAGAATAACAAAAGAATCGAGATCGCTGTAGTTTTTAACAAGGGTTGTGCCAAAGTGCATGAGCCCGGTTTCAAAGTAAGGGCACTTCACAAGTGATACAGTTTTTTCAGGTGCAGGTATATAATCGGTTTTGATGTCAGGGTGAAAACTAAAGTCCAGGGCATCGAGGGCCAACTCAGTATGGAGTTCCCTTGCGTTTCCTTTATCATCCAGCCGGTCAAAATCGTAGATACGATATGTGATATCGCTTGATTGCTGGATTTCTGCAATCAACAGCCCGGGACCCAGTGCATGTACCCGGCCAGAGGGCATAAAGAATACATCTCCGGCTGATGCTTTCTCATAATTCAGCAAGCTGGTTAGTTTACCTGAATTAAACTTCTCAAGGTACACTTCTTTTGTTATGGAACTTCTGAACCCACTGATCAATTCAGCATCTTCATCCGCCTGCATTACATACCACATCTCGGTTTTCCCGAACCCATCATGTCTTTTTGCTGCCAGTTCATCATCAGGATGCACCTGGATTGAAAGCCAGTCGTTAGAGTCAAGGATTTTGATCAGCAGGGGGAATTCATCTCCATAAGTCTCGAATACTTTATCCCCCAGGAGGTCTTCCATATAAATCTCGATCAGTTCCCTCAGGTCATTGCCTTTGAGGAAACCATTACTCACTATACTCTCATTCCCCTGGTATCCCGAAAGAGCCCAAACTTCCCCACAATTAGGGAGAGGGGCATAATCCAGACCAAGGAGGGTTTTCACCTTTTTCCCTCC contains:
- a CDS encoding TlpA family protein disulfide reductase produces the protein MKKLFVITLVFFLGFTLIAQEVKTDKVLFKLPSVNVVDMNGKKINTADLGNDGKPFIISFWATWCKPCVKELTTISEVYQDWQEETGVKLIAVSIDDSRSSAQVKTLVNGKNWEFEILLDANSDLKRAMNVNAVPHTFIVNGKGEIVWQHTSFSEGSELELISLIRKLNAGEPIAH
- a CDS encoding class I mannose-6-phosphate isomerase; the protein is MNTLYPLKFNPLFKDKIWGGKKVKTLLGLDYAPLPNCGEVWALSGYQGNESIVSNGFLKGNDLRELIEIYMEDLLGDKVFETYGDEFPLLIKILDSNDWLSIQVHPDDELAAKRHDGFGKTEMWYVMQADEDAELISGFRSSITKEVYLEKFNSGKLTSLLNYEKASAGDVFFMPSGRVHALGPGLLIAEIQQSSDITYRIYDFDRLDDKGNARELHTELALDALDFSFHPDIKTDYIPAPEKTVSLVKCPYFETGLMHFGTTLVKNYSDLDSFVILFCTEGKCQVQYNGGVESLKAGEVVLIPASMEGNIALVPSKETRILEIYIP